From Hemibagrus wyckioides isolate EC202008001 linkage group LG11, SWU_Hwy_1.0, whole genome shotgun sequence:
CTGTGTGCTACTTCTATAAGGTtagtatacacacatgtactttacactaagctgttgttgtgtgtgtgtgtgtgtgcgcgcgtgtgtagCTGCTACAATGTGCTCTCAGAGAGCTGCTGGACTTGCAGGAGGTGAAGACGAACGTCCTGCAGGTTCACCTGAGCGGTGAGTGTTGTGTAAAACAGCGTGTGTTTAAAAGAGGCTGCTGGTTTAAGTCATGGCTCTGTTCATCACCGCGTGTCTCGTGCAGGTCTGCTGCAGACAGACGACCGGATCGCTCTGAGAGAGATCACACGCCAGCTTCAACTGGAGAACGTCGTAGGAGACaaagtgtttgtgagtgtgttcgAGTATTCCTGGAATTCTCCGtgatgtgtgttattcagtggcgggaaatgatgatgatggtgggcTTTGTTTTGTAGGGAAGCTTCGCAGAAAATCTGGTCTTTCTCCTGGACGCTCTGAAGAAGGGTCAGTTGTTCGATGgctctgtttttctttgcagCAGTTTTGCTCACGTCATGTTCACTTGCTTATCGTGTCAacatgagagagggatgagtaGCTCTCATTAGTAGCAGAAACTAAGTGGTATGTTACCAGAAATCTTTACTATGATGCTGAGATGTGGTTCTCTGACACTAACTCAGTGTTTAGGTGTTTAGGTAACTTGCTACATGCCTGGctgatgcaaaataaaaatgctgataCGTTTTACTAGATCTTCTGTAACTACTATAAACAAaccaacagaaacacacagacacaataaacATAAGAGTTTCTCAAAAATATCCCAGTCGTTCCTGGCCgcagtctgattttttttaatcagatgtaaATCCCAGGTGAGTCGTGTATACAGCTGGGACGTTACAGGAGCGGCAACATCACATGATTCCAAAgaagtgaatgtgagagaaacTTGGGAGTGAAATTACTGTAACTGATaaccctgtctgtctgtctgcctgcctgcctgtctgtctgtgcacctgtctgtctgtctgcctacctacctgtctacCTTCCTGGCTGTCTTCCTTTCTGCCTGCCCACCTACCTGTTTGCCTGCCaacctgcctgcctgtctgtctgcctggcTTCCTGCCTGgcttcctgcctgtctgtctgccattaCCTGTTtccctgtcttcctgcctgtcttcctttctttcttttttcctgcctgtctgccttcCTGCCTCCCCGTCTGTCTGCAGGTGATAAAAGCAGCAGTCGGCCGGTGTTCTTCATCCTGGAAGAGTTTGATCTGTTTGCTCATCATAAGAACCAGACGCTCCTGTACAACCTGCTGGATGTTTCTCAGTCTGCTCAGGCTCCTGTAGCTGTGGTGGGACTCACCTGCAGActagtatgtacacacacacccacacacacacacactttatataccTGTCACCTTCTGAGGAAAAACCCCAGCATGTTCATaaatctgtgtatttttttcctgtttgtttattccagGACGTTCTTGAGCTCTTGGAAAAGCGTGTGAAGTCTCGTTTTTCCCACAGACAGATTCACCTGTTGAGTTCTCTGACTTTCCGTCAGTATCGAGACGCCTTTCGGTTCGAGCTCACGCTGCAGGACGACTTCCCCGACAGCAAGTTCTCTCAGGAGTGGAACCTCGGCGTCTCGGTACGATGCACCACATCACGAACCTGAATGAAGTGTTACACTGCTCACATGTGAACATACACACTGCTGGAGGAAGCTCACGTGTTTTCCTCGATTGTACATACCACGTGTTCTCTCTCCCCGTCTTCCTCacctctgatgatgatgatgagggagtTATTATAATGATCTAATTGTAATTATGACTCTTGGCAATAACACAAAGATTATAGTTGAGCACAGCGATTATCCCGATACCGTGCAGCGTGCAGGAGTTTAAGACACGCCCCCTTGTTATCGCGGGAGAGGAACAAAGAGGTGCAGAATGATGAGATTCGATATGAAAAACtactgaaaaaatatttttaaaaaaagtgatcaagtaaatgataaaaatgactCAGCGGTTTGAtcacgtatttatttatttatttttgactagtgtactgtgaaggaggtgtggtctttcaGTTCTAATATTAAAGcagatgttatttatttatttaaattaaaatggaacTGTGCAGTATCGACTTTCCTCACGTTGGATCTCGTTGAAACGGCTCTAAATCCtttaagtgatttatttttatttatttatttattttttagcattttttttcagAGCATATTGATCACTGCTGATGGCTTGTGGATGTTTAAGTAAAACTGAGTTCCtgactctgtttctctctatcgctctctctatcgctcgctctctctctctctgtctgtatgtttgtctttctctctgtctgtctctctctctctgtctctctgtctctctctctctctctctctctctctctctctcagaaactGTGTGAGGACAAGTCAGTGGATGAGATTTTACAGAAACATTACAACTCCTGTAAAGATTTCcgttcactacacacactgctggtGAGAAGAGCTActcaaaaaacaacacaagcacCAATGTGTTGTATCTATTTATTTCCTAATTTCTTATGGCAGCAGgttctgattctgtgtgtgcgtgcgtgtgtgtgtgtgtgtctgtctgtctgtctgtctcagttgCTGGCAGTGAGCCGTGTTTCAGTCTCAGACCCGACCCTCAGAGCTGTAGACGTCCTGGAGGCCAGTCGAATGAGCTCAGCAGACTCGAAAAGCAACATCCTTCACGGTGAGAGAATCGAGCACACAAACGAGTCCAAACAAAcgttcaaaaataaatacacaacctGCGGGTGGAACAAACAGCTAACCAGATCTCCTACAAAATGGAATATAACCCGTGCCTCTCAGATGTTTGGGAAAGCTTTAACGGCTTTAGGTTTAGTCACAGCAGTACATTATTTAACAAAggattataattaaataaaaataaaaccttgcatTTTCTTCACTCAGGTCTGTCCATCCTGGAGTTGTGTTTGATTATCGCCATGAAGCATTTGAACGATATCTACGAAGGAGAGCCCTTTAACTTCCAGATGGTTCACAACGGTAACCTTCCACCTTCCTCTGATACGAGAACACGAGGCAGAAATACggaaaaaataatacttaatGAGCTCAAACACAGCAATCAGATCAAATGTGGATATGAAAATATCTTCACATCAGTGTTCACCTACAGTGAGGTTTACAGAGATGTTTattcagagagagtgtgtgtgtgtgtgtgtgtgtgtgtgtgtgaacctcaTCTGTAAGCGAGGTCACATTAACAGATGACGGTTGGAGGAAGCGAGGACCGAACGAGTCGTCGTGGCTCAGCGAAGCGTCACGCTTTCCTCCTGCCGTCGTCTTTCATCAGAGGAAGAAGCGAGGAAGAGGAGctaatgcaaaaataataagCATCTGAAATTGAGAATTCACCACAGCTCCTTgtattcattattattctcTTTAAACTGTGTGTATACCTGGTACTATTTTTGTGTCCTCAGAGTTTAAGAAATTTCTTCAGAGGAAGTCGCACTCCATCCATAACTTCGAGAAGCCGGTGGTGTTTAAGGTAAGACTCTGGAATTATATCAGTAAACGTCTACACCAGGGGAGTCCCGATCTTATCCGCAAAGCCCCGGTgttggtgcaggtttttattccaaccgagtcgaagccacacctgagtctggACAGCACAGGTGGAATCAGacgtggctcctgcttgattagGACGAAAACCCGgaccctttgcggataagatcgGACATCGCTGATCTAGACAGTTTTTCCTGAGGACGACTGGACGGATAAATGATGATCCAGTGCTTTTCCCGTTACATTCCCTGCCCCTTATTAACACCGATGATAACCAGACTCGTAACCAGGGATGAGAGATGAGCCGTTTTTATTTAGCTGAAATGATTTCCCTGTAACAGCGTGTCCcatagtgttttattcttcttacaccacagcaatttctCTAATGTTTATAGAATCTTTTAGTATTATACCATACGTATATGTTAAAGAACTTCTTCAAATCAGTTTTCAGTTACAGTAAACGTTGTGGGACAACCGCAAAACACATTACTTCCTGTTATCCCtgacattatagcagctataaacactctctcactcacctggTCATGAAATTATTTACCCCCTGGCTGTtatacaaagcactgacactggagactccgcccataaatgttaaaataaatatttcagccAACAATATAGTCAaatcagcagttatagaaaatcCTCTGGATTAGAAGATAGATCATCTGACTTCCACCTCTCTGTTTAATGCCggttatatctttatatattttctgtctgAGATGCACAAAAAATTTGCTGCACAGGGtgtatgaaaaaaacaaaaaatgtaatgtatataatgtatctatatgaaataataataattaataataataaataaatataataattttttatacttttatactttacatataataaatatttaaatatatatattacttgttaaaatttaatatatattttttatacatatttaatttttttatttttatgcaccCTGCGCAGCCTTATATGGTGGGGGGAAtctctgctgccctctagtggacaactCTGAACATAACCATGACAAGCATGATTTGACCAAGCGTGTCCaattagagtaaaataaaaatatacattttatatatatagatttatttcagtaattcagttcaacaagtgaaactcatatattatatagatccattacacacagactgatatatctcaggtgtttattttaattttgatgattatggcttatagctaatgaaaacccaaaattcagtatctcagaaaatttaaatattgtgaaaaagttcaatattggagacTCATGGCATCAcactctaatcagctaattaactcAAAATACCtacaaaggtttcctgagcctttaaatggtctctcagtctggtccagtaggctacacaatcatggggaagactgctgccCTGACAGACGTCCAGAAGACGGTCATTGACACCCTGCACATGGAGGATAagacacaaaaggtcattgctgaagaagctggatgttcagagtgctgtatccaagcacgTTAATGAAAAGttaaatggaaagaaagtgtgatagaaaaaggtgcagaaacaacagggatgaccgcagccttgagaggattgtgaaATGAAGCCCCTTCAAGAATCTGGGGGAGATTCACAAGGAGTGGACTGCAGCTGGAGTTGGTCACATTCCTTGTGTcgagccactcctgaaccagagacgaCGCCAGAGGTGTCTTACCTGGGCTAAGGACAAAAaggactggactgttgctcagtgggccaaagtcctcttttcagatgaaagtaaattttccatttcatttggaaatcaaggtcccagagtctggaggaagagaagagaggcaaaAAATCCAAAGTTGCTTGAGGTCCAGTGTAAAGTTTGCAGTCAGTGGTGGTTTGGAGAGCcgtgtcatctgctggtgttggtccactgtgttttatcaggtccACAGTCGTCTACCAGGAagttttagagcacttcatgcttccctctgctgaccagctttatggagatgctgatttcattttccagaaggacttggcacctgcccacactgccaaaAGTACTAATACCTGGTTTAAGGACCATGGTGTGAccatgtgcttgattggccagcaaacccCTTGAAAGCCCTACCTAAATCCCATAGAGAATCAATGGGGTACTGTGAAGAGGACGAtgcgagacaccagacccaacaacgcagaagagctgaaggacGCTATCagagcaacctgggcttccataacacctcagcagtgccacagactgaccgtctccatgccacgccgcattgctgcagtaattcatgcaaaggGAACTccgaccaagtattgagtgctgtACATGTTCACACTTTTTTAGTAGTCCAACATTTCTGCgttgaaaattatttttttttttgttattttttttttattggtgtaATGTTCTAGTTTTCTGAGATACTGAATTTTAGGTTTTCATtagctgcaaaaaaaataaacacttaaaatatatcaaaaatatatcagtctgtgtgtaatgaatctatataataaatagtttcacttgttgaattgaattactgaaataagTCAACTTTtcgatgatattctaattttattcAGATACACCGCTATATGGTGGGAGAAACAAAAtctctgctgccctctagtggacaactCTGAGCATAACTATGACGACCATGATTTGATCAAGCATGACCAATTAGAGTTAAATATATAAaggctaaaaatatacattatagaaatataacatacagtatctcacaaaagtgagtacacccctcacatttttgtaaatattttattatatcttttcatgtgacaacactgaagaaatgccactctgctccaatgtaaagtagcgagtgtacagcctgtataacagtgtaaatatgctgtcccctcaaaataactcaacacacagccattaatgtctaaaccgttggcaacaaaagtgagtacacccctaaagcctagttcacactacaggattttaagcccgctTTAAGCTCGCCGACAGATCgggctgtgatcgtgggaaaatcagcgggtgatcagcgctcggcaatctttgtgtgaactactcaacgacgcatcaaagaggctcgctgatGCGTCGCTGACgcctcgcagacaaaatccagatatctggcatgttaaatatctgggacggtcggccgactcgacatcacgtggtgtcaattgtagctacgacctcctgccaatgagagagcaagtcaacagagttgaggtcaccagaagaaaagcagcagcagcaatatggcttcaaaaatagtgtggacacaacattaattttaataaattaacatttatctaGAGCGAGACTCTtgccgacgtccattttcaaaacaaacctctaccgaaagtctCACGTCATTTCCGAATCCACCTCTcgcgtgtgttttcgtgacaaaacaTGGTTTGGGGATGGCGTTGAGGCCTTGggtgacaagagttgttgtcagatcctgtggtgtgcgacccccttttgtggatcatttacgaagcgtcgcgtagtgtgaacaccacaaggacaaaaatacagtgaagtcatgtagtctgaacagcaaagcaatctgccgacggttaaagtcttgtagtgtgaccaggccttaagtggaaatgtccaaattgggcccaattagccatttaccctccccggtgtcatgtgactcgttagtgttagaaggtctcaggtgtgaatggggagcaggtgtgttaaatttggtgttatagctctcacactttctcatactggtcactggaagttcaacatggcaccccctggcaaagaactctctgagttgctgcagaggttgaaggggtggggggtcagcctgtcagtgctcagaccatacgccgcacactgcatcaaattggtctgcatggctgtcttcccagaaggaagcctctactaaagatgatgcacaagaaagcccacatacagtttgctgaagataagcagactaaggacatggccagaaccatgtcctgtggtctgataagaacaagataaacttatttggttctgatggtgtcaagcgtgtgtggcggcaaccaggtgaggagtacaaagactacagtcaagcatggtggtgggagtgtcatggtctgggcctgcatgagtgctgccagcactggggagctacagttcattgagggaaccatgaatgccaacatgttctgtgacatactgaagcagagcatgatcccctctcTTTGGAGACTGGGCCTCAGGGCAGTATTCcgacatgataacgaccccaaacacacctccaagacgaccactgccttgctaaagaagctgagggtaaaggtgatggactggccaagcatgtctccagacctaaaccctaaggtgggggagcgcaaggtgtctaacatccaccagctctgtcatgtcatcatggaggagtggaagaggattccagtggcaacctgtgaagctctggtgaactccatgcccaagagggttaaggcagtgctggaaaataatggtggccacacaaaatattgataCTTGGAGCCCAATTTgtacatttccacttaggggtgtactcacttttgttgccaacggtttagacattaatggctgtgtgttgagttattttgaggggacagcaaatttacactgttatacaggctgtacactcactactttacattgtagcagagtggcatttcttcagtgttgtcacatgaaaagataatataaaatatttacaaaaatgtgaggggtgtactcagttttgtgagatactgtgcaTACAATAATAAAAAGGGGTGTTTTTTAGCTGGTATCTACACATGGTGGATGCTTTTTATACAAGAAAATAATTGCTCAGTTCGATTCTGTGTATAATGACCCACAGGCACTGGGCAGTgattatatacagtgagggaaaaaattatttgattccCTGCTGATtatgtatgtttgcccact
This genomic window contains:
- the orc4 gene encoding origin recognition complex subunit 4: MSKRKSREKHMAVGECVSQVQRVLRERFCHQKLPDKPVGLESQYKHLLELLRRTAVHGESNSVLIIGPRGSGKTMLLQCALRELLDLQEVKTNVLQVHLSGLLQTDDRIALREITRQLQLENVVGDKVFGSFAENLVFLLDALKKGDKSSSRPVFFILEEFDLFAHHKNQTLLYNLLDVSQSAQAPVAVVGLTCRLDVLELLEKRVKSRFSHRQIHLLSSLTFRQYRDAFRFELTLQDDFPDSKFSQEWNLGVSKLCEDKSVDEILQKHYNSCKDFRSLHTLLLLAVSRVSVSDPTLRAVDVLEASRMSSADSKSNILHGLSILELCLIIAMKHLNDIYEGEPFNFQMVHNEFKKFLQRKSHSIHNFEKPVVFKAFEHLLQLELIRPVDGGACKAQREYQLMRLMLDHTQVMEALQKYPQCPTDVKQWAVSAFA